The sequence TGTTCCATCCATCACGATCTCTCGCCAGCCAACAACATGGGTTTAAGTGACACAATTTTCTATACAGACTCATCACACAATATTATCACCCTCGAGACCCTCACTAATAAGTACCATAAATATGTCGTGTGTTGATTCATGACATAAAATACATGTTGCACGATAATTGATTATTCATAGTTATTCACACACTTCGAAAATATAGTCTATATACCGATTTCATAGTTATGTTTGGTGCCTCCTCCTCTAACATTGGTCGTTTGCTTTCCATTTCATCCATCggtattttctttttcaaccaaACAAATTGCAAATAAAATAGTACTAGTAGTAACTAAGTTGTTtccatttatttttatcaaatgataaaaatcatttatattttttttagagaaaCTAAATTGAGTATTTAATTAAGTGTTTATGAGTTATCTTtaatctttaatatattaaaacagaaaACATATTTAGACGCCAACTTTAGACCAAAATCCCGCCTAAACACGTGCATCGCACGAGGTAAAGTACTAGTTAATAAAATTAATTCCCAATTCTCTTttgtaacaataaaataaaaacctaaatcaAACATGATTCCTATTTCTAAATttctaaaattctaaaataacaAGACACAAACCATAAACAAAAGACATAGAAGATTGAACAACTGAATCAGATTGAAACAGAAACAAAGCAAGGAATCAAACATAATCCTAAATTCAATGTAATGTCGTAAATGCTAATGTAGCAACCAACAAAGAAACCGATCCTGTCACTGTCTCTCTTTCTGACTGTGTGTCCATTCCGGCCAACATGGCCGCCaccgccaccaccaccaccaccaccgccaCCTTCTCcttcttcctcctcttcatcgcccttttcaaaaccctaaccctaaatccctcttttcctccaccaccaccaccacctccaaaTTACATCATCGGATTCACCCAATACAAAACCGCCGATCACCACCGTGCTTACCTCGAATCCAACCTCCGATCAAAAGGGTGGCAATGGATCGTGCGGAATAATCCTGCAGCTAAGTTCCCCACCGATTTTGGCCTCGTTTCGGTTCATGAATTGGGGCTTATTGACGAAATTAAGAAATTAGGGTTGGTGAAGTATGTGAGTTTGGATGTGAGCTATAAGAGGGGTTTGTTGAAGCATGGGAGTGATAAAGCTGGTTCCTTTGTTAATGGGAATAAGCGCCCTGGGAAGATCTTCACAAAGATGTCGTTTTGTGATGCAGATGAACATGTAGAAGATTCTATCCATCGCAATGGTTCACTCAAGTGGGGTAGAGATTTGTTGAGCCAGGTctttttttgttttgagttttgttATTGCTATCTTAGGGAAGCTAAAAAGATTCCaactttttttgtcaaaattttgattttgactttGATGAATTGAATTTGGTATATATGAAAGCTATGCAATGTTTATGGTGGTAACTAGTAATTGGACTGTCTGAATTTTATTGATTGTTTAAAATGTGCATGGTCTGAGGTGTTTCATTGTAACAGAGATCGCAAGTTACTTCCATGTTTGGGGCGGAAGAACTGTGGACTAGAGGCCACACTGGTGCAAAGGTCAAGATGGCCATATTTGATACTGGCATTCGAGCTGATCACCCTCACTTCCGTAACATCAAGGTAATGCTTGTTTGGTTGATATGATGCTGGGAGTAGTAGTtgattgattgttgatgaattgaGTGTTGAGGAACTTTGTAGGAGCGTACAAATTGGACCAATGAGGATACATTGAATGACAATCTTGGACATGGGACTTTTGTTGCTGGTGTTGTTGCCGGTATGGATTCCGAGTGCCTTGGTTTTGCACCAGATACAGAGATTTATGCATTTCGTGTGTTTACTGATGCACAGGTAATGCCTGTTGGGTATTATTATTGAAGTATTTCTTTCGAAGGGGGAAATGTGTTGAATTGAACCCTTTCTAATTCCATGGAAACGGCATTAGAGTAATCATTTGCAAGCCCTAATAGGAAAATTTAGATGCATTTTGACCAGATTATAAATGTTAATTAAGTTGCatttttttccttcaatttctACTGCTTCCGATATTTGTATTCTGCAATACTTGGCAAGATTTTGAGAAGATTTCATTCAGCCTATTGCAGGTGTCATATACCTCTTGGTTCCTTGATGCCTTTAACTATGCAATTGCAACCGATATGGATGTGCTCAATTTAAGTATAGGTGGACCTGATTACTTGGATCACCCATTTGTGGAAAAGGTAAACTTCTTGTGCCTATTTGTTCTAGCTCAGGAATTTGATAGTATCGAGTATTGTAACTTATTTATCTTGAGGTAGAAAACTTCAAAAGGTTATCACTTACAGTATTAAAGATTAAAGACAACAGTTATATTATTTTCTGGAGAATGTATTTCATCTACTTTAGCCATTATATTGCAAAAGCCTTTATATGTTTTTGTTACATGTATGATAATTATTTCCTCCACCAACTATAGAAGTGTGTTTTTATAGTTTTACGACTCAAATTTGTTAACCAGATATGGGAGATAACAGCCAATAACATAATCATGGTTTCTGCAATTGGAAACGATGGACCACTTTATGGAACTTTGAATAATCCAGCAGATCAAAGTGATGTGATTGGTGTTGGTGGTATTGACTATAGTGACCATATAGCCTCCTTTTCCTCACGTGGCATGAGTACATGGGAACTTCCTCACGGGTACCATTTATTTGTCGTCTGTTAGTTTATGATTCCTCTAATATATTTGCGAAATTTGTTTCTTACTCGCTGGTAAATATTTACCCTTGCAGTTATGGCCGTGTGAAACCAGACGTTGTAGCATATGGACGCGACATAATGGGATCAAAGATTAGTTCGGGCTGTAAAAGTTTATCAGGAACCAGTGTTGCAAGTCCTGTAGTTGCTGGTGTTGTATGTTTGCTTGTCAGTGTCATTCCTGAACCTGATCGCAAAAATATCTTAAACCCAGCAAGCATGAAACAAGCATTGGTCGAGGGTGCTGCGAAGCTTGCTGGGCCTAACATGTACGAACAGGGCGCTGGCAGAGTTGATCTGTAGGTTTTTGTATTTAGCGCTccaatttgttttgtttttacttttaaaCATATCATATTAATATGACAATAtctattattattgaaaattttCTTAATCAAATTAGATTCTTAAACCAATCTGCAAGGTTCTTGTACATttggaaaattttcaaaattgtctCTATTTAACCATTCTCTAATCATCATGTTTTCTTGTTTGGTAATGCAATTTTCAGGTTAGAATCATATGAGATTCTTAAGAGCTACAAACCTAGAGCAAGCATTTTTCCCAGTGTTCTTGATTACACGGATTGTCCTTATGCATGGCCCTTTTGTCGTCAGCCACTCTATGCAGGTGCCATGCCTGTCATCTTCAATGCCAGCATTTTAAATGGAATGGGGGTTATTGGCTACGTCGAAAGTCCACCAATATGGCATCCTTTTAAAGAAGTAGGGAATCTTTTAAGCCTTCATTTTACATATTCTGAAGTCATCTGGCCTTGGACTGGTTATTTGGCTATTCATATGCAAATCAAGGAAGAAGGTGCACAATTTTCTGGTAACATTGAAGGTAATGTGACTCTTAGGGTTTCCAGCCCGCCAGCTCAAGGCGAGAAGCACCCTCGAATAAGCACTTGTGTACTTCAATTGAAGTTAAAAGTGGTGCCAACACCGCCACGAGCAAAACGAATTTTGTGGGATCAGTTTCACAATATCAAATACCCCCCAGGTTATATTCCCAGAGATTCTTTGGATGTTCGTAATGACATTCTTGACTGGCATGGGGATCATCTACATACAAATTTTCATATAATGTACAACATGTTACGAGATGCTGGTTACTATATTGAAACACTCGGTTCTCCTCTTACGTGCTTTGATGCTCGACAATATGGAACACTTCTCTTGGTGGATCTTGAAGAAGAGTACTTTGCAGAGGAGATTGAAAAGTTGAGAGACGATGTTATAAATACTGGATTGGGATTAGCTGTCTTTGCTGAGTGGTACAATGTAGATACCATGGTAAAGATGAGATTCTTTGATGATAATACCCGGAGTTGGTGGACCCCTGTCACTGGAGGTGCTAATAATCCTGCACTTAATGATCTTTTAGCTCCATTTGGAATTGCCTTTGGAGATAAGATTCTGAGCGGTGATTTTTCACTTTTCGGTGAGGAGAATCGATACGCATCTGGAACAGACATAGTAAGGTTTCCAAGGGGTGGTTATGTACATAGCTTCCCTTTCTCGGATAGTTCAGAAAGTGGAGCCACTCAGAATGTGTTGCTTACTTCTAGCACCACCAAGGTGTGAGACGACATCTTCTATTTCTTCACTATGGTTAATTATGTTCAGTGGATGGTTAATTATGTTCAGTGGATGGTTAATTATGTTCAGGGGATGGTTAATGAATTGTGAAACCTTATTATACTCATGAAACATCCACTGAAGGTAACTAATCACATATTTGAACGGCGTTAACTATCCAAATTGTTGTTAAATATGTGTCAAAATaccttctttttttgtttttaaagttTTGGCCTCTCTTGGTGAAACAGGCGGATTCTCCGATTCTTGGTCTTACGGTGATGGGGGAAGGTCGCATTGGCGTGTATGGTGACTCCAACTGTTTAGATAGTAGCCATATGGTGACCAACTGTTTTACGCTTCTGAGGAAAATGTTAGATTTTACCAGCGAGAATGTTAGAGATCCAGTGCTTTTCTCTAGTTCAAACAAACAAGACGCTCCCTTGTATGAAGACGACAATCAGTTACCATCTCGCAGAACCGATGTAAATTTTTCATCATATTCAGCTGTTGTGGGGAAGGAATTGTTCTGCAGGACCGACTCAAGGTTCGAAATATGGGGAACCAAGGGCTACAGTTTGCAAGTCCGAGGAAGAAACAGAAGACTGCCTGGTTATCCTGTCATTGATCTGGGTAATGGTTTCAATTCAACCTTTGATACTTCTTACCTTACGCGAAAGGTAAATTTGAGAAGTAAGGATGACTCTCTTGGGAATAGATATTTGGGCCTATTCTATGGAGATGAGGTAAGAAACTGAAACCGTTGTTGAGCTGGTTTTCTAGAAATTTCAGATGCTGCATATTGCTGATTTACCGAACTCTTATCTTTCTTGCAGCCTGATGCACCTATGCTAGTTGGTACTCACTGGCTTATTCCTGCTGTTGTTGCAGTAACTGGTTAGTGACCACTTAACTTTGCCATCCAATTTTTTCGACTAGTATATTTATTGTTAAGATTCCTACCGAGAGATGGCCTGAAAAACGAGGCTATCAGTTAGACTCATTCAAATTTTAAGATGTATATCTATGCTATCACTTTGTTTCATCATTTCTTTCTATTCTGATAGGTATTATAGCATTGAGTTTTTGGCGCATTCGGCAAAAGAGACGTCGAAGAAGGAAAGGATCATCAAGCACTGGTAGATTGACCAATTTATAGTCCAAATCAACATTAATGTAATTATAGATCCTTGCCTCCAAAGAAATCCCCCTGTAGCATTAGCATAGTTACAAATTTGTTGTTTCATCAGCATCACTGTAGGAAGATAGCCAAATAAGTTGCTTTTTTTTTAACCTTACCTATAGAGATGTAACATTTTTGCTGTCATGGATGCTTTTGAAAGGCACAAATTTTCTGATGATGAAATAATGTATTCTCAAAATGGTCATGTTAATTGGTAAATCAAGGTTTGTAAGTGCTAATGAAGTAGTTTATTTGCAGTTAAGAAAATGATGGCAGTAACTGAATTCAGGCAATATAGTTTAGAATAAGTTTGCAAATGAAAATTTAAGTGTGGGATCTGTTAGACTCAACCTCATTTGgtttgtgtttgattttgttttgctTATGTTCCTCAAGACACTCAAAATGTCTGTTAGGCCAGTGTAACCATTTTGACCACAGCTAGTTGCCATTTCTTTTGGAATTGGTATTAGGTCCAATGACAAGAATAATTCAAGGGGCCATTCCACCGTTCATTATTGGGTGAGGGTGACCAAATTAAAGTCATAACAAAATGGGTGACCAAATTAAAGTTAGAACAAAATTTTAGGGGTTGCTCTTCCTACTCTTTAGTGGTGAATAGCTACcatataaaaatctaaaattgtCTTTTATTAATTTGGAAGTATACTTTTGAATGTATCCTATATATAACCTATTTTTTTTCGTGAGTCATGTAttcattttattataaaatagttCGGAGATACATCTTTGTAAAATTTACGGAAGGTATACTTTCGTAAACACTCTTAAGTAATaaaatttgatatttaaaaaaaaaaaatacggtGGTGTAAATAAACAGTGATACTGATGTAATAAATTTGTAACTAATTAAACCATATAATGAAGTAATATGATTAAAATGCTATATATTAGAATCAATCTAGAATCCATGTACAAACCATGACATTATCCATAATAAATATCATATGTTAGAATCAATCTAGAATCCATAATACTTTTAAAATGACAAAGTACGGACCATTACATTATCCATGATAAATATCATATGTTAGAATCAATCTAGAATCCATAATACCATCAAAATGACAAAGTACAAACCATAACATTATCCATAATAAATGTCATATGTTAGAATCCATAATACTATCAAAATGACAAATTACAAACCATAATATCATtcttaatacaaatattattgagTATATCTAGCCCCCTATTCCTTCTCTGTCTCATGTACTGCAAAGTCGTTTGTGCCTCGAATAGAATGAAATCTACTGTGGCCCTTCCAAAAGTGCCTTTtgaaaactctctctctctctctctctctctctctctctctctctcacacacacacacacacacacaatatcCATAATACGACGACATGCAAGTAAAAAATCAATGACATGATCTATCCTAGCATGTCCCTTCTATAATATCTCCTGATGAGTTGACCTAGGTAGATCTCTACGAGCTTTTGGTGTCATGTAAATATGTGTCACTCTAAAATAGTATTGGGTGTAGCCAAATGAACTACTCAATTGGTGGGGATTGTCATACTTCGCGTTTCAGCTAGTACAAGATGATTATAGAAATCATCATGCATCGCATCTACATCTTTGCAGACAATATTTGGAGGAGCAAACATAGATGAATCTCTCTGAACAACCTGTAGATACCCGAACCGGCGCATGATCGCTCAAGCAGATCTGAATACTTCAGGCCTGACCCAATGTTGCGTTAGTAGTAAAAGTAAGTTTTACAATTATCGTATCCACAAAGACCAGTGATTTTAAATACAAGGTAACATATATTTATTATCTTAAGTAAGAAAATAGTTGTGTTTGTTGTGACGCGAAAATGTAAATAATggaataaataacataaaataaagtTGGAGATGTTAGTGTTAAATGTGACAATGCTTGTTAGGAGTGGATTTCATCATTACTTATCTATCATGCACATCCATTTGACTCACACATGCCTAGCAGCATGGTTTGCATATAATGACAGTAGTGAAGTGTCATAAGAGCCTCCTCCAAATCCCTCATGAACGACAACATTGGCATCAAGTGCATCAACATGGACTTGTGGGGCTTCCGAGGAAACAACATGTGGCAAACGGGAGATGAAGTCATGTGGCAGTAATGAAGTGTCATAAGGGCGTCCTCCAAATTTCTCAAGAATGAAGTCATGTGGCAGTAATACATGTAATTTGTCTTTGTTGAACCATATTTGTTAATTGCTTACTCGAAGCACCTTCAGCAATGCAAAATAGTAAATGAGAGAGAAAATCGCATTGTTTTACGGTATGTTTGGATTGGCAGTGAGCGAAATTGATTCtagcagaattgagtttggtagaattgattttaacagaattgagtttgggagaattgatttatgtttagatagatttacgtaaaagtgagttgaacaataaattttagtATAAAAATCATCCACAATCAATTCTAAaggtagaagctacaaattctaacttCAAGTAGAATTAATTATGgaagcagaatcaattctacttttgataaaacaaacacctcaaaatcacccagaatcaattctacacctctaaaattaattttaagtcTAAAGCG comes from Vicia villosa cultivar HV-30 ecotype Madison, WI unplaced genomic scaffold, Vvil1.0 ctg.001801F_1_1, whole genome shotgun sequence and encodes:
- the LOC131636684 gene encoding subtilisin-like protease SBT6.1 isoform X1 is translated as MAATATTTTTTATFSFFLLFIALFKTLTLNPSFPPPPPPPPNYIIGFTQYKTADHHRAYLESNLRSKGWQWIVRNNPAAKFPTDFGLVSVHELGLIDEIKKLGLVKYVSLDVSYKRGLLKHGSDKAGSFVNGNKRPGKIFTKMSFCDADEHVEDSIHRNGSLKWGRDLLSQRSQVTSMFGAEELWTRGHTGAKVKMAIFDTGIRADHPHFRNIKERTNWTNEDTLNDNLGHGTFVAGVVAGMDSECLGFAPDTEIYAFRVFTDAQVSYTSWFLDAFNYAIATDMDVLNLSIGGPDYLDHPFVEKIWEITANNIIMVSAIGNDGPLYGTLNNPADQSDVIGVGGIDYSDHIASFSSRGMSTWELPHGYGRVKPDVVAYGRDIMGSKISSGCKSLSGTSVASPVVAGVVCLLVSVIPEPDRKNILNPASMKQALVEGAAKLAGPNMYEQGAGRVDLLESYEILKSYKPRASIFPSVLDYTDCPYAWPFCRQPLYAGAMPVIFNASILNGMGVIGYVESPPIWHPFKEVGNLLSLHFTYSEVIWPWTGYLAIHMQIKEEGAQFSGNIEGNVTLRVSSPPAQGEKHPRISTCVLQLKLKVVPTPPRAKRILWDQFHNIKYPPGYIPRDSLDVRNDILDWHGDHLHTNFHIMYNMLRDAGYYIETLGSPLTCFDARQYGTLLLVDLEEEYFAEEIEKLRDDVINTGLGLAVFAEWYNVDTMVKMRFFDDNTRSWWTPVTGGANNPALNDLLAPFGIAFGDKILSGDFSLFGEENRYASGTDIVRFPRGGYVHSFPFSDSSESGATQNVLLTSSTTKADSPILGLTVMGEGRIGVYGDSNCLDSSHMVTNCFTLLRKMLDFTSENVRDPVLFSSSNKQDAPLYEDDNQLPSRRTDVNFSSYSAVVGKELFCRTDSRFEIWGTKGYSLQVRGRNRRLPGYPVIDLGNGFNSTFDTSYLTRKVNLRSKDDSLGNRYLGLFYGDEPDAPMLVGTHWLIPAVVAVTGIIALSFWRIRQKRRRRRKGSSSTGRLTNL
- the LOC131636684 gene encoding subtilisin-like protease SBT6.1 isoform X2, whose amino-acid sequence is MTILDMGLLLLVLLPVWIPSALVLHQIQRFMHFVCLLMHSLLQVSYTSWFLDAFNYAIATDMDVLNLSIGGPDYLDHPFVEKIWEITANNIIMVSAIGNDGPLYGTLNNPADQSDVIGVGGIDYSDHIASFSSRGMSTWELPHGYGRVKPDVVAYGRDIMGSKISSGCKSLSGTSVASPVVAGVVCLLVSVIPEPDRKNILNPASMKQALVEGAAKLAGPNMYEQGAGRVDLLESYEILKSYKPRASIFPSVLDYTDCPYAWPFCRQPLYAGAMPVIFNASILNGMGVIGYVESPPIWHPFKEVGNLLSLHFTYSEVIWPWTGYLAIHMQIKEEGAQFSGNIEGNVTLRVSSPPAQGEKHPRISTCVLQLKLKVVPTPPRAKRILWDQFHNIKYPPGYIPRDSLDVRNDILDWHGDHLHTNFHIMYNMLRDAGYYIETLGSPLTCFDARQYGTLLLVDLEEEYFAEEIEKLRDDVINTGLGLAVFAEWYNVDTMVKMRFFDDNTRSWWTPVTGGANNPALNDLLAPFGIAFGDKILSGDFSLFGEENRYASGTDIVRFPRGGYVHSFPFSDSSESGATQNVLLTSSTTKADSPILGLTVMGEGRIGVYGDSNCLDSSHMVTNCFTLLRKMLDFTSENVRDPVLFSSSNKQDAPLYEDDNQLPSRRTDVNFSSYSAVVGKELFCRTDSRFEIWGTKGYSLQVRGRNRRLPGYPVIDLGNGFNSTFDTSYLTRKVNLRSKDDSLGNRYLGLFYGDEPDAPMLVGTHWLIPAVVAVTGIIALSFWRIRQKRRRRRKGSSSTGRLTNL